From Equus przewalskii isolate Varuska chromosome 7, EquPr2, whole genome shotgun sequence, one genomic window encodes:
- the LOC103557097 gene encoding zinc finger and SCAN domain-containing protein 30 isoform X2: protein MSGKSTALASHAPKKQEGLITVKVEEENYVWGRDFGLQGNACSQETLRRQFRQFGYSDSAGPREALSRLRQLCRQWLRPEVHTKEQILELLVLEQFLAILPEELQAWLRDHRPEDGEEAVTMLEDLEKELDEPRQQDTAHGQGMIWNEMTSMGALKSLSSQFQPSENQCKSETQEPQDFHERGEEPQSIWG, encoded by the exons ATGTCAGGAAAGTCCACAGCCTTGGCCTCCCATGCTCCTAAAAAACAAGAAGGACTTATAACTGTGAAGGTTGAAGAGGAGAATTATGTTTGGGGACGAGACTTCGGCCTTCAGGGAAACGCCTGTAGCCAGGAGACCCTCCGTCGGCAGTTCCGGCAGTTCGGTTACTCTGACTCTGCTGGGCCCCGGGAGGCTCTGAGCCGGCTCCGGCAGCTTTGCCGTCAGTGGCTGAGGCCAGAGGTGCACACTAAGGAGCAgatcctggagctgctggtgctGGAGCAGTTCCTGGCCATCTTGCCCGAGGAGCTGCAGGCCTGGCTGCGAGATCACCGaccagaggatggagaggaagccGTGACTATGCTGGAGGACCTGGAGAAAGAGCTCGATGAACCAAGGCAACAG GACACAGCTCATGGCCAAGGAATGATCTGGAACGAAATGACATCCATGGGAGCACTGAAGTCTTTGAGTAGCCAGTTCCAGCCCTCGGAGAACCAGTGCAAGAGTGAGACTCAGGAGCCCCAAGATTTCCATGAGAGAGGTGAGGAGCCACAGTCCATTTGGGGATGA
- the LOC103557097 gene encoding zinc finger and SCAN domain-containing protein 30 isoform X5: MSGKSTALASHAPKKQEGLITVKVEEENYVWGRDFGLQGNACSQETLRRQFRQFGYSDSAGPREALSRLRQLCRQWLRPEVHTKEQILELLVLEQFLAILPEELQAWLRDHRPEDGEEAVTMLEDLEKELDEPRQQDTAHGQGMIWNEMTSMGALKSLSSQFQPSENQCKSETQEPQDFHERESL; this comes from the exons ATGTCAGGAAAGTCCACAGCCTTGGCCTCCCATGCTCCTAAAAAACAAGAAGGACTTATAACTGTGAAGGTTGAAGAGGAGAATTATGTTTGGGGACGAGACTTCGGCCTTCAGGGAAACGCCTGTAGCCAGGAGACCCTCCGTCGGCAGTTCCGGCAGTTCGGTTACTCTGACTCTGCTGGGCCCCGGGAGGCTCTGAGCCGGCTCCGGCAGCTTTGCCGTCAGTGGCTGAGGCCAGAGGTGCACACTAAGGAGCAgatcctggagctgctggtgctGGAGCAGTTCCTGGCCATCTTGCCCGAGGAGCTGCAGGCCTGGCTGCGAGATCACCGaccagaggatggagaggaagccGTGACTATGCTGGAGGACCTGGAGAAAGAGCTCGATGAACCAAGGCAACAG GACACAGCTCATGGCCAAGGAATGATCTGGAACGAAATGACATCCATGGGAGCACTGAAGTCTTTGAGTAGCCAGTTCCAGCCCTCGGAGAACCAGTGCAAGAGTGAGACTCAGGAGCCCCAAGATTTCCATGAGAGAG
- the LOC103557097 gene encoding zinc finger and SCAN domain-containing protein 30 isoform X3, which yields MSGKSTALASHAPKKQEGLITVKVEEENYVWGRDFGLQGNACSQETLRRQFRQFGYSDSAGPREALSRLRQLCRQWLRPEVHTKEQILELLVLEQFLAILPEELQAWLRDHRPEDGEEAVTMLEDLEKELDEPRQQDTAHGQGMIWNEMTSMGALKSLSSQFQPSENQCKSETQEPQDFHEREEELRT from the exons ATGTCAGGAAAGTCCACAGCCTTGGCCTCCCATGCTCCTAAAAAACAAGAAGGACTTATAACTGTGAAGGTTGAAGAGGAGAATTATGTTTGGGGACGAGACTTCGGCCTTCAGGGAAACGCCTGTAGCCAGGAGACCCTCCGTCGGCAGTTCCGGCAGTTCGGTTACTCTGACTCTGCTGGGCCCCGGGAGGCTCTGAGCCGGCTCCGGCAGCTTTGCCGTCAGTGGCTGAGGCCAGAGGTGCACACTAAGGAGCAgatcctggagctgctggtgctGGAGCAGTTCCTGGCCATCTTGCCCGAGGAGCTGCAGGCCTGGCTGCGAGATCACCGaccagaggatggagaggaagccGTGACTATGCTGGAGGACCTGGAGAAAGAGCTCGATGAACCAAGGCAACAG GACACAGCTCATGGCCAAGGAATGATCTGGAACGAAATGACATCCATGGGAGCACTGAAGTCTTTGAGTAGCCAGTTCCAGCCCTCGGAGAACCAGTGCAAGAGTGAGACTCAGGAGCCCCAAGATTTCCATGAGAGAG
- the LOC103557097 gene encoding zinc finger and SCAN domain-containing protein 30 isoform X4 translates to MSGKSTALASHAPKKQEGLITVKVEEENYVWGRDFGLQGNACSQETLRRQFRQFGYSDSAGPREALSRLRQLCRQWLRPEVHTKEQILELLVLEQFLAILPEELQAWLRDHRPEDGEEAVTMLEDLEKELDEPRQQDTAHGQGMIWNEMTSMGALKSLSSQFQPSENQCKSETQEPQDFHEREELRT, encoded by the exons ATGTCAGGAAAGTCCACAGCCTTGGCCTCCCATGCTCCTAAAAAACAAGAAGGACTTATAACTGTGAAGGTTGAAGAGGAGAATTATGTTTGGGGACGAGACTTCGGCCTTCAGGGAAACGCCTGTAGCCAGGAGACCCTCCGTCGGCAGTTCCGGCAGTTCGGTTACTCTGACTCTGCTGGGCCCCGGGAGGCTCTGAGCCGGCTCCGGCAGCTTTGCCGTCAGTGGCTGAGGCCAGAGGTGCACACTAAGGAGCAgatcctggagctgctggtgctGGAGCAGTTCCTGGCCATCTTGCCCGAGGAGCTGCAGGCCTGGCTGCGAGATCACCGaccagaggatggagaggaagccGTGACTATGCTGGAGGACCTGGAGAAAGAGCTCGATGAACCAAGGCAACAG GACACAGCTCATGGCCAAGGAATGATCTGGAACGAAATGACATCCATGGGAGCACTGAAGTCTTTGAGTAGCCAGTTCCAGCCCTCGGAGAACCAGTGCAAGAGTGAGACTCAGGAGCCCCAAGATTTCCATGAGAGAG